The following proteins come from a genomic window of Montipora foliosa isolate CH-2021 chromosome 2, ASM3666993v2, whole genome shotgun sequence:
- the LOC137992829 gene encoding immediate early response 3-interacting protein 1-like, whose amino-acid sequence MSTRQISKMALTFYSLLEACLLVLNAVAVLHEERFLAKVGWGTDQLSGFGEERGTKHQIINLIHSIRTVMRIPLILLNSVTILLLLLMG is encoded by the exons ATGTCGACACGTCagatatccaagatggcgctcacATTTTACAGTTTACTTGAGGCTTGCCTTTTAGTATTGAATGCTGTCGCCGTTCTTCACGAGGAACGTTTTCTAGCAAAAG TGGGTTGGGGAACTGACCAGCTATCAGGATTCGGTGAAGAAAGAGGAACAAAGCATCAAATTATTAATCTCATACACTCCATAAGAACTGTAATGAGAA TTCCTCTTATATTACTGAATTCAGTGACGATATTGCTGCTACTGCTGATGGGATAA
- the LOC137991481 gene encoding melanocyte-stimulating hormone receptor-like — protein sequence MADQVCLHTVERQTQVVEHYNTLMLTLCVLNFICSFVASVGNLFVIYALWKVSSIPSNLKSLFLSLAFSDLAVGLFAQPIHGAVTAVMLMKIANENFNFTFLCPAVMMVSRVSGYLLAVATFLNITAIAIDRLLVLSLHLRYLELVTPKRMVITLVSLWFTSAVATSLYTTFPKQNSVVTVVLECVGLILTAVANIRIYQAVRYHQNQIRSQLQQCYDEARERLRERKSSISALYVFVIFVACYIPNLCAAVLLMADLSQISFRAIYNVTASLVLLNSSLNPIVYCWRFREMRAILKRVVRKISPTNGCGQ from the coding sequence ATGGCTGACCAGGTTTGCCTTCATACGGTAGAGAGACAAACACAAGTTGTTGAACATTACAACACTTTAATGCTCACTCtttgtgttttaaatttcatttgctCTTTCGTAGCCAGCGTTGGAAATCTTTTCGTTATCTACGCTCTGTGGAAAGTGTCATCAATTCCTTCCAACTTAAAAAGCTTGTTTTTGAGTCTCGCATTCTCTGATCTTGCTGTAGGATTGTTTGCCCAACCAATACATGGTGCTGTAACGGCGGTCATGCTGATGAAAATAGCAAATGAAAACTTTAACTTCACGTTTCTGTGTCCGGCGGTTATGATGGTTTCCCGCGTCTCTGGTTATCTTTTGGCTGTTGCAACGTTCCTCAATATAACTGCCATTGCTATCGATAGACTTCTTGTCCTCTCTCTTCATCTACGGTACCTGGAGTTGGTGACTCCAAAGCGCATGGTCATAACCTTGGTATCGTTATGGTTTACAAGTGCGGTTGCTACCTCTCTGTACACGACATTTCCTAAACAAAACAGTGTGGTGACAGTGGTTTTAGAATGCGTTGGACTCATCTTGACAGCTGTAGCAAACATTCGCATTTATCAGGCTGTCAGATATCACCAAAATCAAATCCGAAGCCAGCTTCAGCAGTGTTATGATGAAGCGAGAGAAAGACTCCGTGAAAGAAAGTCCTCCATTAGCGCTTTGTATGTTTTTGTCATATTTGTTGCCTGCTACATTCCCAATTTGTGCGCTGCTGTGCTATTGATGGCAGATCTATCTCAAATTTCCTTCCGCGCGATTTACAATGTCACAGCTTCTCTCGTACTTCTCAATTCGTCTTTAAATCCCATTGTGTACTGTTGGAGATTTCGGGAAATGCGTGCAATTTTAAAACGCGTGGTTCGCAAGATATCACCCACAAATGGTTGTGGACAGTGA
- the LOC137992828 gene encoding spore protein SP21-like: MLTSNLCASLVLLIALSQLGQGSLLINDPFGDFVLRHRQSIRDLVNWDPFEHEPFTIDPFFHYHDLYFPTIHSRWLDDRMRVPQALVTRNDKTTYQLSVDVEGFDPKELSLRLVGRELTVTGIRTCAQKHRKPCFQRHLCWRRTLPEDVDLATLRATLTESNVLEVDATKDKVCGGRNIQISVSDRPEHQGQRKTEDDLKHAHTVRKEPIEEEVSVEVVPDDKEDLNLRND, from the exons ATGTTAACGTCAAACTTGTGTGCCTCTCTCGTTTTGCTTATTGCACTGAGTCAGCTTGGTCAAGGATCTCTTCTGATAAACGACCCCTTCGGTGATTTTGT ATTAAGACACAGACAGAGCATTCGTGATCTCGTCAACTGGGACCCTTTTGAACACGAGCCTTTTACAATAGATCCATTTTTCCACTACCACGATTTGTACTTTCCAACAATCCACTCGAGGTGGCTAGACGATCGTATGAGAGTCCCACAGGCTTTGGTGACGAGAAATGATAAGACCACTTATCAGCTCTCCGTGGACGTTGAAGGATTCGACCCCAAAGAACTTTCCTTGAGATTGGTTGGTCGGGAACTGACAGTGACGGGGATTCGTACTTGTGCGCAGAAGCATAGGAAACCATGCTTTCAAAGACATTTGTGTTGGAGGCGGACTTTACCCGAAGACGTAGACTTAGCCACCTTAAGAGCGACTTTGACTGAGTCCAATGTTCTTGAGGTCGACGCGACAAAGGACAAGGTTTGTGGGGGCAGGAACATTCAGATAAGCGTCTCAGACAGGCCTGAGCATCAAGGTCAGCGGAAAACAGAGGATGATTTAAAGCATGCGCACACCGTTAGAAAAGAACCAATTGAGGAGGAGGTTTCAGTAGAGGTTGTTCCTGACGACAAAGAGGACCTGAATCTGCGGAATGATTAA